The following are encoded together in the Novipirellula artificiosorum genome:
- a CDS encoding PaaI family thioesterase, which yields MPSTFRYSETRQREHPNCVICGNRLADGLGLRFEMVEPKVVQATFDCDRYFEGYPNILHGGVVCSLLDAAMTNSLFSQGIAAVTGDMNVRFREPIETDRPAFVRGWVEASQDPLFKMAAELLQDGAVKASANARFVDRRVVGRLVRTTKEEGFS from the coding sequence ATGCCTTCCACTTTTCGATATTCGGAAACTCGTCAGCGAGAGCATCCGAATTGTGTCATCTGTGGCAATCGGTTAGCAGACGGATTGGGGTTGCGGTTTGAAATGGTGGAACCGAAGGTGGTTCAGGCGACCTTCGATTGCGATCGGTACTTCGAAGGCTATCCAAACATCTTGCATGGCGGTGTTGTCTGCTCGCTACTTGATGCGGCCATGACGAACTCACTCTTTTCACAAGGCATTGCCGCGGTCACGGGCGATATGAACGTTCGGTTTCGGGAGCCGATTGAAACCGATCGTCCCGCGTTTGTACGAGGCTGGGTGGAAGCGTCACAGGATCCGCTCTTTAAGATGGCGGCAGAATTATTGCAGGATGGCGCGGTGAAAGCGTCCGCCAACGCACGGTTTGTCGATCGCAGGGTTGTTGGCCGACTTGTCAGAACTACCAAAGAAGAAGGCTTCTCATGA
- a CDS encoding NifB/NifX family molybdenum-iron cluster-binding protein: MPIFHQRVSPRFDCAKSFLVVTVEGGQTVDRFVMAADGWTSKQRVQRLLELQVDQVWCGGIDLISAQALRSSGLDLQCHLTGNIEDLLQQLE; encoded by the coding sequence ATGCCCATTTTTCACCAACGTGTATCACCCCGCTTCGATTGTGCAAAATCGTTTTTAGTTGTGACAGTCGAAGGTGGGCAAACGGTTGATCGATTCGTCATGGCTGCGGATGGTTGGACTTCGAAACAGCGAGTCCAGCGTTTGTTGGAGTTGCAAGTGGATCAGGTTTGGTGCGGCGGCATCGACCTGATTTCCGCACAGGCCCTGCGTTCGTCTGGATTGGACTTGCAATGCCATTTGACGGGAAACATTGAGGACCTTTTGCAGCAGCTTGAATGA
- a CDS encoding prepilin-type N-terminal cleavage/methylation domain-containing protein, with product MGRRGHNGVSLTEMTMVILIVGIVVVMTVPQITRTPPPSRTTTTHHQIAVLRKAIEMYHHHTGHYPPADRLPEAITALLNGPFPVPALGSPNDDGSVYYDRDPDSSTVVVPNPDLPSGWAYKPANGTLKLNVAIGQRGFNW from the coding sequence ATGGGCCGACGAGGACACAACGGCGTTTCGCTGACGGAGATGACGATGGTCATCTTGATCGTCGGGATCGTTGTCGTGATGACCGTACCTCAAATCACACGTACTCCCCCGCCATCGAGAACCACGACAACCCACCATCAGATCGCAGTGCTACGAAAGGCGATCGAGATGTATCACCATCATACCGGCCACTACCCACCCGCAGACCGATTGCCAGAGGCCATCACCGCTCTACTGAACGGACCGTTTCCCGTTCCCGCGCTCGGTTCGCCGAATGACGATGGCAGTGTCTACTACGACCGGGACCCTGACTCCAGTACGGTTGTGGTTCCGAATCCCGACTTGCCCAGCGGTTGGGCGTACAAGCCCGCGAATGGGACACTGAAACTGAACGTCGCAATCGGCCAGCGAGGGTTTAACTGGTGA
- a CDS encoding response regulator, which yields MTHPAPYTVGRDPASSRGVPASSRGVIVIADDDPALRNVLRFTMQRIGFAVEGFGDGQPTLERLRRGGVDLLITDHQMPRCSGVELLQRMVADESIDNVPTILCTAKGLELDTRNLASKFDLLSIVLKPFSPRKLGEFVSRSLASVTPSC from the coding sequence GTGACCCACCCTGCGCCCTACACGGTTGGACGGGATCCAGCTTCGTCGCGAGGAGTGCCAGCTTCGTCGCGAGGAGTGATTGTGATCGCCGACGATGATCCTGCTCTGCGAAACGTTCTTCGTTTCACCATGCAGAGGATTGGCTTTGCTGTCGAAGGGTTCGGTGATGGGCAACCGACACTCGAGCGCCTCCGCCGCGGAGGGGTCGACCTGCTGATCACCGACCACCAAATGCCTCGTTGTAGCGGTGTCGAGCTGTTGCAACGCATGGTCGCGGACGAATCGATTGACAATGTGCCCACCATTCTGTGCACCGCAAAAGGGCTCGAACTGGACACAAGGAATCTTGCGTCAAAGTTTGATTTGTTGTCGATCGTACTCAAGCCCTTTAGCCCGCGGAAACTTGGGGAGTTCGTCAGTCGCTCTTTGGCTTCGGTGACCCCCTCCTGTTGA
- a CDS encoding transposase, which yields MKSANRNAAGPALLSGENQAFSATQATWRFLSNPNVSLLDLVEPLREVGRQAASQSQSQYMLLAHDWCKIDYKSHTAKKDLRQITHKEDIGYEMSTSLLIDGASGASIAPMQMHLKTGSAVHSTSPDPPAVDVHRLDELTPTMDQSRQWGLDRKLVHVIDREADSLGRMRQWDEQGHLFLVRCDNRRVKWNSQSVLLSEIEDHFDREILFEPCGEALYHGKTVTQEVAETEVVLHRQHSEVVDGKKCLISGEPLSVRLVVTRLLDEDNYVLAQWTLLCNVRDASISSYQIALWYYWRWLIETYFKLLKSHGQELEQWQQQGGEAIARRILVASMACVVVMGLQNDPSEEAHKTKKILIRLSGRQMKYGVLSTPPALLAGYMILLSMTDLLESPDIDIGQLKQMAANALPFRLV from the coding sequence ATGAAATCGGCCAACCGAAATGCTGCCGGTCCAGCTCTTCTGTCGGGCGAAAACCAAGCGTTTTCGGCGACCCAGGCGACTTGGAGGTTTCTTTCCAACCCCAATGTTTCGCTGCTCGACTTGGTCGAACCGCTTCGCGAGGTCGGACGCCAAGCGGCCAGCCAGAGCCAGTCGCAGTACATGCTGCTCGCTCACGATTGGTGCAAGATCGACTACAAAAGTCACACCGCCAAAAAAGATCTCCGCCAGATCACTCACAAAGAAGACATCGGCTACGAGATGTCCACTTCGCTGCTGATCGATGGTGCAAGCGGAGCGTCGATCGCACCGATGCAAATGCATCTCAAGACGGGCAGCGCCGTTCATTCGACTTCCCCGGACCCGCCAGCGGTCGACGTTCATCGTTTGGACGAATTGACACCCACGATGGATCAATCGCGGCAATGGGGGCTCGACCGCAAGCTGGTTCACGTCATTGACCGAGAAGCCGATTCGCTCGGGCGGATGCGTCAGTGGGACGAGCAAGGACACCTGTTTTTGGTTCGCTGCGACAATCGCCGAGTGAAATGGAACAGCCAAAGCGTTTTGCTTTCAGAGATCGAAGACCATTTCGATCGTGAGATTCTCTTTGAGCCCTGCGGCGAGGCTCTCTATCACGGCAAAACCGTCACGCAGGAAGTCGCCGAGACAGAAGTCGTCTTGCATCGGCAACACAGCGAAGTGGTCGACGGGAAAAAGTGTCTCATCAGTGGCGAGCCGCTCTCGGTTCGCTTGGTCGTGACACGATTGCTTGACGAAGATAATTACGTCCTGGCCCAGTGGACACTTCTTTGCAATGTTCGCGACGCGTCAATTAGCAGCTACCAGATCGCACTTTGGTATTACTGGCGTTGGCTGATCGAAACGTATTTCAAACTTCTCAAAAGCCATGGGCAAGAGCTTGAGCAATGGCAGCAGCAAGGCGGTGAAGCGATCGCTCGTCGCATCTTGGTTGCTTCGATGGCGTGCGTCGTGGTGATGGGGCTGCAGAACGATCCAAGCGAAGAAGCCCATAAAACCAAAAAAATTCTGATCCGTCTGAGCGGGCGACAAATGAAATATGGAGTTCTGTCCACGCCACCGGCACTGCTAGCTGGCTACATGATCCTGCTCTCGATGACCGATCTGCTAGAATCGCCCGACATCGACATCGGTCAACTGAAGCAAATGGCCGCCAACGCTCTCCCGTTCAGACTTGTGTAG
- a CDS encoding ATP-binding response regulator, translating to MPIILIVDDSEVDRTVMAGLLGSDLDWLISQASNGAEALRMMADATPDAVVTDLLMPEMDGMELVKRISQTYSEVPVVLVTSQDDIKLAFKALKMGAASYVPKSQLADRLLDTVEQVLAVSDMDHFDDRIVQATTNTRYRFNLENDLTLIAPLVDRVQMGLLGMHLCSPTQRMHIGIALEEALTNAMCHGNLELPVRHLPEIRRQLHEGKRSEMVEERRHQSPYKDRRILVAADLTRQRAQFVVADQGAGFDEQSNRPKSLDEIMEGECGRGILLIRSFMDEVVFNETGNEIRMTLKDLRPSPKTNEGRSS from the coding sequence ATGCCCATTATTTTGATCGTGGATGATTCGGAAGTGGATCGCACGGTGATGGCCGGCCTGCTCGGTTCCGACTTGGATTGGTTGATCTCGCAAGCCAGCAACGGCGCCGAGGCGCTGCGGATGATGGCCGATGCAACTCCAGATGCCGTCGTGACGGACTTGCTGATGCCCGAGATGGATGGCATGGAATTGGTCAAGCGGATCTCGCAAACCTATTCCGAAGTGCCTGTGGTGTTGGTCACTTCTCAAGACGACATCAAATTGGCATTCAAAGCGCTGAAAATGGGTGCCGCCAGCTACGTGCCGAAGTCTCAACTCGCCGATCGCTTGCTCGACACGGTTGAGCAGGTGTTGGCCGTCAGCGACATGGACCACTTCGATGATCGTATTGTGCAAGCGACCACCAACACGCGGTATCGCTTCAATTTGGAAAATGACTTGACGCTGATTGCTCCCTTGGTCGACCGAGTGCAAATGGGATTGCTCGGCATGCACCTCTGTTCGCCAACCCAGCGAATGCACATCGGTATCGCGCTCGAAGAGGCGCTCACCAACGCAATGTGCCACGGTAATCTCGAGTTGCCGGTCAGGCATTTGCCGGAGATTCGACGCCAGCTTCACGAGGGCAAGCGTTCCGAGATGGTCGAAGAACGGCGCCATCAGTCGCCGTACAAGGATCGTCGAATTCTGGTCGCCGCCGATTTGACCCGTCAGCGTGCTCAATTCGTCGTCGCCGACCAAGGGGCTGGGTTCGACGAGCAATCCAATCGACCCAAGTCGCTTGATGAAATTATGGAAGGAGAATGTGGTCGGGGGATCTTGTTGATCCGAAGTTTTATGGACGAAGTGGTCTTTAACGAAACGGGGAACGAGATTCGAATGACGTTAAAAGACCTTCGCCCGTCACCGAAGACGAATGAAGGTCGTTCGTCTTAG
- the ruvX gene encoding Holliday junction resolvase RuvX → MKSELDSSGFPTNGRIAAIDFGSVRIGVAICDPDRILASPYEVHSAIDWQQDGEYYRNLIKAERVVAFVVGLPIHLDGGESEKSAQCRDFARWLAQETGRRVQLFDERFTTADASNRMAVAGYTRNKKKKRIDAVAALVLLESFIEACRYRGKIAGESALDRPAENEGLD, encoded by the coding sequence ATGAAGAGCGAACTCGACAGTAGTGGCTTCCCGACAAATGGCCGAATCGCGGCGATCGATTTTGGCAGCGTGCGGATCGGCGTGGCCATTTGCGACCCCGATCGAATCCTGGCCAGCCCCTATGAAGTCCACTCGGCGATCGATTGGCAGCAAGACGGTGAATACTACCGCAATTTGATAAAGGCTGAGCGAGTGGTTGCGTTTGTGGTCGGACTGCCGATTCATCTTGATGGCGGCGAAAGCGAAAAAAGCGCCCAGTGCCGTGACTTCGCCCGCTGGTTGGCGCAGGAAACGGGACGGCGAGTGCAGTTGTTCGACGAACGATTTACAACCGCGGACGCATCAAACCGAATGGCAGTGGCCGGCTACACGCGAAACAAGAAAAAGAAACGAATCGACGCCGTCGCAGCCTTGGTTCTGCTTGAATCGTTCATCGAAGCATGCCGATATCGAGGAAAAATCGCAGGAGAATCGGCGCTGGATCGCCCTGCCGAAAACGAAGGGCTGGACTGA